GAAAGCATGACCGTAAAAAAGAAATTTGCTAAGTGGTTGCTTGATAATGCCACGGTCAACTATCAACCATACTATGGCAAAACAATTGAATCTGTAACCGCAACATTAAATGAGATCAATGAATTTTTCGATAAAGATTTGTTCTCAGTTAACAAGAATAATTATAAGGAAATGATTTCTTATATAAAGTTTGAAAACAGTAAAAAAGAGCGAATAAAGAATAAGGTATTCTATGATTATGATAGAAAAAAAGGTAATGGAATACCTATTGCGATTCTAGGTGATAAAAACTATACTAAGTTTTTGAATGATTATTTTCGACAAACTAATTACTGGCTCTTTCAAGGTAATCCAGCTATATATGATATAGCAGGTGCACTTAAAGAGGGCCATTTGCAAAGTTGGAAAGTTGCTACCCATAAAGATAGGATAACGGTTGGTGATAAGGTGATTATATGGCAAACCGGAAGTCAATCAGGTTGTTATGCCTTGGCAGAAGTTACTTCAGAAGTCGGTTTTTTTCAAGAAGAATCAGAGGAGCTACAACATTATAAGAATTTGCAAAGCGTAGGCGAAGTCGAGCGGGTAAAGCTTAAAATTTTAAGAAGCTTTGCCGAAAAACCAATTCTGTCATCTCAACTAAAAGGTTTGTCTGAATTTTCAAATTTTAAGGCAGGTAATCAAGGGACTAATTTTACAGCTACAAAAGAAGAATTCAATACAATTTTTGCTATGGATAATAATCTTTATAAACTTAAAGAGCAATTTTTGAAAGAATGGCCCCTTGCAAGGTTGAGGAACATGTCTCTTGATGAGTATACCAATTTAGATAAGGAAAGTTCATTTTGTTATTGGGTAGAGGCTAGAACAACAGACTTAGGCAGTATATGGGGAGGTTCAGCATATAAATTTGGTATATACAGAAGAAAGGATATAAGTTCTAAAGTTACTGATAGAAGCAGCAGAACTGATGGTGTTTATGCTTGGTATAGTAAATATGGGGAGACGAAAGAAGAGGTTTTTGGTTCAATAAAAAATATAATTTTAGAGATTGTAGAAGCTGTTGGTAGTAATGACCTAGTTGCAATTGACAAATTAGATTTAGGTTTTGCTTACAAATGGAAAATCGCATTCTTGTACAGCAATTTTAATTCATTGAATATTTTTAAATTAGATGTTTTAAGAAAAATAGCGAACAATTTTAATATCCCATTTGACAGGAATACAAGGCCATCTGAACTTCACAAACGAATATTAAAGCAGAAAAAAGATGAGCAGGATTATTTTGAATTTACTAAGAGAATTTGGAATGAAGCAACTGTAGAAATCGTAGGTGTCAAAGAACGTTTCACAGATTGGCTGAAGAGTACGGAAACGAGTAAAAAAAGTCAGTCATACATAAGGGCAATAGATATATTAAATGAACTTTTGGACATTGACATTTATTCAATATCAAATATATCGGAGCTCACATCATTATATCAAGATTTAATTGACAATCAAAAAGATGTTAATGGTAAATATTACTACGAACAGGCCCCGTCATATGGCACAAACACTTTTTATTCCGCTTCTATAAAAGCATTTATTAATTTTTTAAAGGAAGGGCAAGAATTAATCGTGAGTGGAAAAAAAGTAATTAGGAATCTAACGGAGCCCATAAATAAAATTTTTTATGGACCTCCTGGTACAGGAAAAACATATCAATTAAAGGAAACATTATTTGATAAATACACCATTCAAGAAACCTCTATTACGGTTGAGAAACACTTTGAGGATACTGTTGCAAATTTAACATGGTGGCAGGTTATAGCTTTGACTTTGTTAGAGATAGGAACAGCAAAAGTTAATGGCATTCTAGAGAATAGATGGGTGACTAAAAAAGCCGAACTATCAGAATCTAAAAATGTTAGGGCAACACTTTGGGGTACCCTACAAATGCATACGGTTTTGGAATCTGTAAACGTTGCATATACCCAAAGGCAAGTGCCCTATATCTTTGATAAAAATGATGATAAAACGTGGAGCTTGTTAGATGGGGAATTAAAAGAACAGGTTCCTGAATTATTTGATATTTTAGACTCAATCAATAATTTTAAAGCAAACCCAAATAAGGTAATAAAGAATTATGAAGTTGTAACCTTTCACCAATCGTTTGCTTATGAGGATTTTGTTGAAGGCATAAAACCAATTATGCCAGAAGAGGTTAGTGAAAATAAAGAGTTGGGGTACACTGTTGAGAATGGAGTTTTTAAAAATTTATGTATAAAAGCTCAAAATGATTTAGAAAATAGATACGCAATTTTTATTGATGAGATAAATAGGGGTAATGTCTCAGCTATTTTTGGGGAGTTAATAACCCTAATAGAGATAGATAAGCGAAAAGGAGCATCAAATGAGTTAAGTATAAAACTACCGTATTCAAAAAAAGAGTTCAGTGTGCCTACGAATTTGGATATTTATGGAACCATGAATACAGCAGACCGTAGCGTTGAAGCATTGGACACTGCGCTTAGGCGTCGTTTTGTTTTTGAAGAAGTAATGCCTAATCCAGAAAGATTAAACCACATAGAGTATATGGGTTTTGACCTTAAAGAGGTATTGGAAATAATTAATCTAAGAATAGAAGCATTATTAGATAGAGACCATGCCGTAGGTCATTCTTATTTTATCAAACTAAAGAGCGGTGATACAGAAGGACTATTAAGTGTGTTTAAGAATAATATTATACCGCTTCTTCAAGAATATTTTTATAATGATTACGAAAAAATAGCTCTAGTACTTGGTAGTGGGTTCGTAAAGGAAAAAGATATTATAAAAAACATATTCCCAAATTTTAAGAATATTGAAGAGCCTGAAAGCAATATTAGTTTTGAACTTATTAACCCAATAGAAGATATAGAAGCTGCGGTCAAATTATTATTGGGTGTGGCAGATGAATAAGCGAAAAAACATACTTCAGGTTTTTGAGCATCATACATTACGCATTGGCCAAAGCTATGACAAAGTACGTTTTGAAGAAAAACACTTTAATGCTTTGGCAAAGCTAAATCAGCTCCATAATGATAAATATTTTACGATTAGACATAAGAGCATCAAATTCTCCCAGTATGTAGGCGTTATTCAAATAGATGGTCTTACTATAGAGGTATTACCAAAGATAGATGGTGCGTCGTCTGCCGAATCTTTGTGGCGGCAAGTACTTATTCAAATGCTGAAGGCTACCAAACGCTTAAAAGTGAACAAGGTTGGCAATGCCAACGTAAACAAGCAGCAAATACACCTGCTGGATATTTATTTTGAGTGGTTTTTAAGCGAGATTCAGTTGCTGGTGCATCAAGGTTTAATAAAACAATATGGAATCAGGACGGGTAATGTAAAGGCGCTAAAGGGAAAGCTAGAGTTTGCTGCTCATATTAACCAAAATTTAATTCACAAGGAACGTTTCCATACCTCTCACCAGGTTTATAATCATGACCATCAAATTCATCAAATCTTAGCATTGGCTTTAGATATAATAAGTCAGTTTTCAACTGGGACGCATTTATATTCTAAGTGTAAACGGGTACAGGCCAACTTTCCTGATGTTTCTAAGGTTTCGGTTAACGAGAACACTTTTAAAAAATTAAACATCAACAGAAAGGCGCAGCCGTACGAAACGGCTTTGGATATTGCTAGACTGATTATATTAAACTTTGCACCTAATATTTCAAGTGGTAAAGAGAAGATGCTTGCCCTTCTTTTTAATATGAATGATTTATGGGAAGAATATGTACTAGTAAAACTGAAAGCACTAGGAATGGAGGGTGTAGAGGTCAAAGGTCAAGAGTCAAAATCATTCTGGAACGGAATTAAAATAAGACCAGACATTGTGATTCGCACTTCTGATAAGACCTATGTAATAGACACCAAATGGAAGAATATAGGAAGTACAAAACCATCCACTCATGATTTGAGGCAAATGTATGTCTATAATAAATATTGGGATTCATTTAATGCGCTTCTACTATATCCGGCACTAAAAACTGAAGAACCTGAATTTATTGTTTTTGAAGGAGATGAGAATCATCAATGTGCTATTGGAAGACTAAATATTCTTAAGGAAGGTAAGATAAATGACCAAATAGGAGAGGAAATAATGAAATGGTTCTCTTAAAATATTCTACTATATATTTTTCCTAGTTAAGTTAGGCGAATTACTCGTGGTGTGTCAATTTTGATTTTTCTAACAGTGGTAGCAACGCTAGTAATATGGTGTAAAATGGTTGTACTACGGTACAACCATGGCAGTGATACGGTAGAAATGTGTTACTGTTTAATTATCAATAGTTTATGATTTGGGGATGGTATGGTTGTGATGTGGTTATTTATTGATATTATATGGTGGTACGCGGTTACTGCATGGTAGTGATGTTATAGGTACATTGGGGAACAGGTTTTCAAAATTAGTATTTTCGTGTTTACAATTCGTGGGAAGCACTTTAGTTTCTTAAACCGTTTTGTTAATTCCGAACAATCTATACACTGTACAATAAGTAAGTAAAGTATTACATTATCTTTACAAGATATCACATTGTAAAACTAAAAGTAATAGCCTTATGAAGTACTTTACCCCAAATTACCTTTCTCTTTTTGCTTTATTATCCTTTTTATTGATAGGATGTTCTACGGATGAATATTATACGGATAGCTCCGTATATGAGGAAATACCAATAGAGGAAACTCCTATAGAAGGAATTACAATGAACGGCGAACTAAATGTTCCCACCTATTATTATGACAATCAAGGGCCGCATAAGCACAAAGCATATAACCTTACGGCAAAAACCGTTGGCTTTACGGAAACCTTTGAATCTGGTGCAAAAGGAAGCTATGCTGCCGGAAGTGTAAGTTTATCTCCATCTGGAGATTGGTATTTGGAAGATGCCCTATTGGGATCTTTGGCCAATGACAGAAAGTTTGGATCAAAGTCCGTTAGGATTAGGAATAACGGTAAGTTGACTATGAGCTTCAATATGGAAAACGGCGCCACTAGTGTTCTTGTACGTCATGCAGCATATGGAAGTAACGGAGCATCCAATTGGAGATTGGTAGCTTCTTACGATGATGGTGCTACTTGGTACTATGTAGGAGATGTCATCACCACCAATTCAACCACATTAAATACGGTTACGTTTGAGGTTAACGATACCCAAAGCGTTCGCTATGGCATATTCAAGATTTCTGGAGGGTCTAACAGAATTAATATAGACAATATTGAAGTTGAAGTAAATACATCAGGAGGTGGCAACAATCCGTCTATGGATAGCAACCTCACTTTTGGCAACCCTTCCGATGCAGCTTCTTCTATTGATAATTATTTCCTTTCTAAGCCTGATTTTAGCTTATCATATAACAACAGTAACGGAACGGCCAATTGGGTTAGCTGGCATTTAAGTACAGCATGGACAGGAACCACTTCTAGGTGCAACTGTTTTAAGTCGGATACAACATTGCCTGCCACCTTTTTTAGAGCTACTACCAGCGACTATACAAATTCTGGTTTTGACAGAGGGCATTTATGCCCTTCGGCAGACCGCAACGGTAGCGAAGACTCCAATGAAAACACCTATTATATGACAAATATAGCACCACAGGCTCCAGATAATAATAGAAGGTCATGGGCCAATTTTGAAAGTTATTTACGGTCATTAACTTTAGATGGGAATGAAGTACATATTATAACTGGAGTTTTTGGTACCGGAGGTACCGGTAGTAATGGATCGGCCAATACAATATCAAACGGAGAAATAAATGTACCGGACGCTTTTTGGAAAGTAGCATTGGTTTTACCTAATGGGACTAATGACATTCAACGCGTAACAACATCTACTAGAGTAATTGCGGTGCTTGTTCCCAATGATCAAAACATAGATACCGATTGGACGCAATTTAAAACTACGGTTGATGCTATTGAAAATTTAACAGGGTATGATCTTTTAGAGAACATTCCGGATGCCATTGAGTCTACCTTAGAATCAACGATAGATACCGAACCGTCTGTATAAGTAGGATTATTTTACTTTTTCCAGGTAGCCGGTACAGCTTACAGTTGTACCGGCATACCATATGCTTAACGGTAATATTGACGTGATTAAATCAGCAAACATTTAGTTTTTAGTAGGATGTTTCTCTAATTGTACATAGCTTAAATATACTTTTGTGAGGTATGGATTTATATTTTACTATTAGTTAATCTATAGATAATATGCAGTTCTAAAAAACCAAATACTTTCGCCGTTTACATGTCTTTGGTTTGAGTATAATTAAAAAATTAGTTGTAGGAGATAAAGTTGCTTTTGAAAAATTCTATTTCGATACGCATTCCAAATTATATGCTTTTGCATTAAAGCGAACTAATAATAAAGCATTGTCCATTGAGATAGTCCAAGAAGCCTATATAACCCTATGGAGTAAAAAGCATACTATAGATCCATTTCGTGAAAAATTTGAGTCATATCTTTTCAGCTGTATACGCAATGCAATTATTCAGGAGTACAAACGTAAATTAAGAGAACAGGAAGCGGCAATCCACTTTAGTGAGGCCAGGCTCGCAAATGAAGCCCCTGAAATACAGGATAAATTTAGCTCAAGAACATTAATTACACTACTGGAAAGTCTACCCTATAGACAAAAAGAAGTAATTGATTTAGTAAAATTACAGGGGTATTCATATAGGCAGGCAGCAACTATTTTAGGAATATCGGAACGTACGGTGGAGACGCACCTGAGAAGCGCTATTAAAAATTTACGGAGCAAATCTGACCATCTGGCTTTATATGTGTTTTTATTTACGTTAGCTTAAACTTTTTGTAACATTTGAAACTACGGGATATAGTGCTTTTTTGACTCATTCAAATATGAAAGTCAAAAAAGCATGAAAAATAGATTTACTTATCTCATAAAAAAATTTGAACAAGAAGAATGCACTCCTTCCGAAACAAAGGAACTTAGAAAATACTTTGACTCGGAAGAAAGCTTAAAATCATATTTGGATAATGAATTTAAGAATTTTTCATCATCAAATATAGAGGGGAAAGTATCTCATGAGATCTGGAGTGGAATCCATGATAAAATAGATACAACCAAAACTATAACTAAATCTTTTTACAATTGGAAATATACTGCTGCAGTTGCAGCAATGTTACTACTATGCTTTGGGCTCTACTTTAATTATAACCGTACAACTACCGAAAGTCTAACGATTAGTAATAATACTGATGTAGTTAAACTTATAACTCTGCCGGACAAATCAACGGTTAGGCTTCAATCAAAATCTAAAATTCAGTTCCAAAAAAAATTTGATGACCACAGTAGACATATAACTTTAACCGGTCAGGCATATTTTGATGTAGAGAGAGATACTCTCAGGCCATTCTCTATAACTACAGGGAAGGTCGTAACACAAGTCTTGGGAACTTCCTTTAATATAAAGTATTCAGATTCAACTGTTACCGTAGCCGTTTCAACTGGTTTGGTAAAAGTCAGTTCAGATACTCAATCCGTAAACCTCAGACCAAATCAAATGGTTAGCTATAGTATGCTTTCAGATACTTCTATTGAGAAAAAGGATACAAAAACATCACTTCATCTTTTATGGATGCAAGATCAAATATTCTTTGATTCTATAAGTATGGAAGATTTAGGAATAGTGTTAGAATCTATTTACGGACAACGCGTGGTCTATGTAGATGCATACGCAAAGGAGTCAAAGATTTATTCACTTTACATTGAAAAAAATGAGGCCTTATCAAACATTTTAGAAAGATTGAATTTTATAAATGAAGTTAAACTAATACCAAAAAACAATGTGATAGAAGTTTCAATAAAAAAATAAAAAAAGGACCTGCTCCAACAGGCCCTGACAATAGCAAGAATCAACATCTAATTATTAATTACTAAGCTAAAGTATTTATGACTTTATTAAAATTATTTAAAGTAGCTATTACTTGTACCATTCTAATGGGCATGCAACTTGCTTATGGCTATACTCAAGATTTACAAAATACAAAAGTCTCCCTTAAATTAGAAAATGCCACCCTGAAGGAGATTTTCGATGAAATTACAAAAGTAACAAATTTCAACATTACTTATGGGGCTTCTATAGCTGAGGATAGGGAAAACTATGATATAAATTGTGTAGAAGAAGTTCTGA
This genomic interval from Zobellia roscoffensis contains the following:
- a CDS encoding EVE domain-containing protein, which encodes MLFDQVTKEHILLGIKDYQVKGLPNGFSFSSTYDIVYEGKRYPPKAIMVYANFHAVGRKIERYFKGGLNTDCFKALERNGFDVILKNKDIESMTVKKKFAKWLLDNATVNYQPYYGKTIESVTATLNEINEFFDKDLFSVNKNNYKEMISYIKFENSKKERIKNKVFYDYDRKKGNGIPIAILGDKNYTKFLNDYFRQTNYWLFQGNPAIYDIAGALKEGHLQSWKVATHKDRITVGDKVIIWQTGSQSGCYALAEVTSEVGFFQEESEELQHYKNLQSVGEVERVKLKILRSFAEKPILSSQLKGLSEFSNFKAGNQGTNFTATKEEFNTIFAMDNNLYKLKEQFLKEWPLARLRNMSLDEYTNLDKESSFCYWVEARTTDLGSIWGGSAYKFGIYRRKDISSKVTDRSSRTDGVYAWYSKYGETKEEVFGSIKNIILEIVEAVGSNDLVAIDKLDLGFAYKWKIAFLYSNFNSLNIFKLDVLRKIANNFNIPFDRNTRPSELHKRILKQKKDEQDYFEFTKRIWNEATVEIVGVKERFTDWLKSTETSKKSQSYIRAIDILNELLDIDIYSISNISELTSLYQDLIDNQKDVNGKYYYEQAPSYGTNTFYSASIKAFINFLKEGQELIVSGKKVIRNLTEPINKIFYGPPGTGKTYQLKETLFDKYTIQETSITVEKHFEDTVANLTWWQVIALTLLEIGTAKVNGILENRWVTKKAELSESKNVRATLWGTLQMHTVLESVNVAYTQRQVPYIFDKNDDKTWSLLDGELKEQVPELFDILDSINNFKANPNKVIKNYEVVTFHQSFAYEDFVEGIKPIMPEEVSENKELGYTVENGVFKNLCIKAQNDLENRYAIFIDEINRGNVSAIFGELITLIEIDKRKGASNELSIKLPYSKKEFSVPTNLDIYGTMNTADRSVEALDTALRRRFVFEEVMPNPERLNHIEYMGFDLKEVLEIINLRIEALLDRDHAVGHSYFIKLKSGDTEGLLSVFKNNIIPLLQEYFYNDYEKIALVLGSGFVKEKDIIKNIFPNFKNIEEPESNISFELINPIEDIEAAVKLLLGVADE
- a CDS encoding McrC family protein, yielding MNKRKNILQVFEHHTLRIGQSYDKVRFEEKHFNALAKLNQLHNDKYFTIRHKSIKFSQYVGVIQIDGLTIEVLPKIDGASSAESLWRQVLIQMLKATKRLKVNKVGNANVNKQQIHLLDIYFEWFLSEIQLLVHQGLIKQYGIRTGNVKALKGKLEFAAHINQNLIHKERFHTSHQVYNHDHQIHQILALALDIISQFSTGTHLYSKCKRVQANFPDVSKVSVNENTFKKLNINRKAQPYETALDIARLIILNFAPNISSGKEKMLALLFNMNDLWEEYVLVKLKALGMEGVEVKGQESKSFWNGIKIRPDIVIRTSDKTYVIDTKWKNIGSTKPSTHDLRQMYVYNKYWDSFNALLLYPALKTEEPEFIVFEGDENHQCAIGRLNILKEGKINDQIGEEIMKWFS
- a CDS encoding DNA/RNA non-specific endonuclease, encoding MKYFTPNYLSLFALLSFLLIGCSTDEYYTDSSVYEEIPIEETPIEGITMNGELNVPTYYYDNQGPHKHKAYNLTAKTVGFTETFESGAKGSYAAGSVSLSPSGDWYLEDALLGSLANDRKFGSKSVRIRNNGKLTMSFNMENGATSVLVRHAAYGSNGASNWRLVASYDDGATWYYVGDVITTNSTTLNTVTFEVNDTQSVRYGIFKISGGSNRINIDNIEVEVNTSGGGNNPSMDSNLTFGNPSDAASSIDNYFLSKPDFSLSYNNSNGTANWVSWHLSTAWTGTTSRCNCFKSDTTLPATFFRATTSDYTNSGFDRGHLCPSADRNGSEDSNENTYYMTNIAPQAPDNNRRSWANFESYLRSLTLDGNEVHIITGVFGTGGTGSNGSANTISNGEINVPDAFWKVALVLPNGTNDIQRVTTSTRVIAVLVPNDQNIDTDWTQFKTTVDAIENLTGYDLLENIPDAIESTLESTIDTEPSV
- a CDS encoding RNA polymerase sigma factor, with product MSIIKKLVVGDKVAFEKFYFDTHSKLYAFALKRTNNKALSIEIVQEAYITLWSKKHTIDPFREKFESYLFSCIRNAIIQEYKRKLREQEAAIHFSEARLANEAPEIQDKFSSRTLITLLESLPYRQKEVIDLVKLQGYSYRQAATILGISERTVETHLRSAIKNLRSKSDHLALYVFLFTLA
- a CDS encoding FecR family protein, coding for MKNRFTYLIKKFEQEECTPSETKELRKYFDSEESLKSYLDNEFKNFSSSNIEGKVSHEIWSGIHDKIDTTKTITKSFYNWKYTAAVAAMLLLCFGLYFNYNRTTTESLTISNNTDVVKLITLPDKSTVRLQSKSKIQFQKKFDDHSRHITLTGQAYFDVERDTLRPFSITTGKVVTQVLGTSFNIKYSDSTVTVAVSTGLVKVSSDTQSVNLRPNQMVSYSMLSDTSIEKKDTKTSLHLLWMQDQIFFDSISMEDLGIVLESIYGQRVVYVDAYAKESKIYSLYIEKNEALSNILERLNFINEVKLIPKNNVIEVSIKK